From one Malus sylvestris chromosome 1, drMalSylv7.2, whole genome shotgun sequence genomic stretch:
- the LOC126629836 gene encoding metalloendoproteinase 2-MMP-like: MPAMASKTASVCVVFCFLIFVLLSQRTLAKPTDPHGHQHDSFKFIQHLEGCHKGQNVSGLQELKKYFTKFGYLNYDHSKHANDDEFDDLLESAIKSYQKSFHLNVTGSLDTTTVKRMMVPRCGVPDVVNGTRKGTKKHNRKLKSIHGVSHYEFFFPGPLRWPPTKTHLRYRFASSASQVPGTENVRSICAQAFQRWAQVTSFTFEEVPATSSADITIGFHRGAHGDTAPFDGFKGVLAHANPPTGGNFHFDADEKWSANPGPDELDLESVAVHEIGHLLGLDHDLDLPDAIMYPEFSYGIVKRDLTRDDIDGIRALYGLQ, translated from the coding sequence ATGCCAGCAATGGCCTCGAAAACCGCCTCGGTTTGCGTAGTCTTTTGCTTCTTGATCTTTGTGTTGCTGTCTCAGAGAACTCTTGCAAAACCTACTGATCCCCATGGTCATCAGCATGATTCCTTCAAGTTCATCCAACACTTGGAGGGATGCCACAAGGGTCAAAACGTCAGTGGGTTGCAAGAGCTCAAAAAATACTTCACCAAATTCGGCTACTTGAATTATGATCACTCAAAACACGCCAACGACGATGAGTTTGATGACCTTCTAGAGTCCGCCATCAAGTCATACCAAAAAAGCTTCCACTTAAATGTAACCGGAAGTCTAGACACTACCACGGTGAAACGAATGATGGTGCCAAGATGTGGTGTGCCAGATGTTGTCAATGGCACGCGAAAGGGAACCAAAAAGCACAACCGCAAGCTCAAGTCCATCCATGGAGTTTCTCATTATGAGTTCTTCTTCCCTGGTCCGCTAAGATGGCCACCTACGAAAACCCATTTGAGATATCGCTTTGCTTCGAGTGCAAGCCAAGTCCCCGGCACAGAGAATGTGAGGTCTATATGTGCACAAGCATTTCAGAGATGGGCACAAGTGACCAGTTTCACATTTGAGGAAGTGCCTGCTACTTCATCAGCTGACATTACCATTGGCTTTCACCGGGGCGCCCATGGAGATACGGCCCCATTTGACGGCTTCAAAGGGGTTTTAGCACACGCGAATCCGCCTACAGGTGGTAATTTCCATTTTGATGCAGATGAGAAGTGGAGTGCCAATCCAGGACCCGATGAGCTAGACTTGGAATCCGTCGCTGTGCACGAAATCGGTCATCTTCTAGGACTTGATCACGATCTTGACCTCCCCGATGCGATCATGTATCCCGAATTTTCTTATGGGATTGTAAAACGTGATTTGACTAGGGATGACATTGATGGAATACGTGCTTTGTATGGTTTACAGTAG